ttccttacaactctatgatattctctttgtacctagtattaaaagaaatcttatttccatttctaccttagaagataagggttttcaaatagcattttctgaagggaaagtactcgcttggcctaagaaatctaatttcaaatctgctcgtattattggaaatagatgtgatagtttatataagcttgcagctaatccaattcaagctctcattcatgagacccctgaatcatgcgagctatggcatagaagactgggacatttacactttcaagctcttcccactctcggtaaaatggttaaaggtatgcctaaacttagtttatctcatgatgatgcttgtaaaggttgtgcaatgggtaagaatgtaaagaatcctttttataaaagcgatagtagggctaaagaaaggttagaacttattcatttagatttatgtggtcctatgtctgtagcatctcctagcggtttcctatattatgttaccttcatagatgatttctctaggaaaacatggatctattttcttaaatctaaagagtttGAAGAGGTCCTAAAcaaatttaaagaattcaaagccttagttgaaaatactacaggaaatcgaattaaatgtttgaggtctgacaatggaggtgaatacacctcaggtagtttctatgacttttgtgttaaagcaggaattaagagggagttttgtgttccctacaatcctcagcaaaatggagctgctaaaagaaagaacaggaccattgttgaagctgcaagagccatgatccatgatcaagacctgcaaccttttctatgggcggaagcatccaaaacaacagtttatattcagaatagaAGTCCTCATCGCGCCCTAAAAGATGTGACTCctaaagaagcctttacaggaatcaaacctaacatcagtcacctaaggataTTCGAGAGCctggtgtatgttcatgtgcctaaagaaaaacgaaccaagttggatccatctggaaagaaaggcatcttagtgggatacaacgaatcttccaaagccttcaggatctacattctaggtcaaaggtatgttgacgtaagtagagatgtaacttttgaagaagttattgctttcaaaagatctaaaggttcattatccaataataatgatatggtgattgaaaatcaagattcaatagttgatgctaaccctgagatacAAGAGGAGTCTACTGACCTTCCAGATCAAGAAGTTTAGAATGACCCATCAGAGCCTATGCTctctaccgatatacctcaggatattgtggtctgcaagaagagaccactttgggttagaaacacgatTCAAGATGTTGAAGGGTTTGTTGCTCCCAGAGGAAACTTTACAGATAGCAAGAGATTCCAAAATCACACCAACTACATTTCTATGATGTGCaatatcattgagtctgaacctcacaatgtcgaagaagctatgtcccatcattcttggaaattagccatggatgaagagtatgggtctatcatcaagaatgatgtctggaacgttgtacccagacccaaaggtaagtctattgtttcctctaaatgattgtttaaaattaaacataatgctgatggtagtattgaaaaatataaagctaggtttgtagctcgtggtttctctcaaaaggaaggaatagattatgaagaaacttttgcccctgttgctagatatacctctattagatctataatagctattgctatagccaaaggttgggagctgcatcaaatggacgttaagacaaccttcctcaatggtgtcattgaggaggaagtctatattgagcaaccagaaggttatgtaatccataaaagagattctcatgtttgtaggttgaagaaagccttatatgggctcaaacaggctcctcatgcttggtatgaaagaattgataagtacttactaagcttaggattttgcaagaatgatattgatgctaacatttacttgaaattttataatgatgagatgcttattttagttttgtatgtggatgatttatttctcactggtgaaagtaaattaatcataagatgtaagaaggaattagcctcagaatttgaaatgaaggatttaggtctaatgcattacttcctagggttagaagtatgacaaagatccaatgaaatttttctaagtcaaggaaaatatactattgatgttttgaaaagatttagaatgatggattgtaaacctatgcatactcctatggaatctaacttaaagaagttaagtgtttctgcagctaactctgattttgcagatccatctgagtacaggcagttgattggttccctgatgtacctagtcaataccaggccagatatatgttatgttgtgaatgctctcagccagttcatgagcttACCTAAACTTGTTCACCTAGTTGCtaccaagcacattctaagatacctgcgtggcatgattggttatgggctgaagtattcactaaATACCTCAATCCTCTTGGAAGGCTACttagattcaaattgggcaggaagtgtcaaggacaagAAAAGTACTTCAGGTATCTGCTTCAACGTGGGCTTTgtagtgatctcttgggcatgtagaaagcaatcttcgatagcattaagcactgcagaagcCGAGTAAATTGCCACATCTATttcatccagagaagcagtgtggcttcacaagctccttgttggattatttggtcaagctaatggtcctaccaccattcattgtgataatcaaagttgtataaagatgtcagtaaatccagtattccatgattggtccaaacatgtggaaacacactatcatttcattcgggacatggtgcaaagaggcgccattcatctaaagtacattagcacagatgaacaggttgcagacatccttaccaaacctttatccagggtgaagtttgaatacttcagagacagacttggtgttgtggaaaacagaaccctgattgagagggagcttcaatctcagtgactctatctacaacactttgaatcattctttgcttgtgtgcaagaatgaattatgtccaatctatgcttgtgtgctagatggataattgtaattatgtaaagacccacttgtatattacactttctatgcttgtgtgctagaaccatcctatgcttgtgtgctaggtggaagatgtaattctattcttgtgtgctagatggaactctaaaggttcagattatgtattctcttcttccctagttaagagggagtgttgtttgtaactaggataATGTATGGGTTCGGATTTCCTTAAGGCAACATCTGAACCCACTTAGGACTGGGCCCCATCCTAAAGGGTAACGTGGCCCAAGGTTAAGCCTAGCCCTATCCTAAAACCCCACTCCACAATAACAAACATTGGCACCAAAATGAAAGAGGCCGACTTGCAAAATAAAAgttaaagatgcatataaataaaaGACACTTTGCAAATCAATTTAACTCATCTTCATTCTAGCAAATTAGCTCTGCCTGAAAAGTGCGAACTTACCCTTAGAGGGTGCGAAGTTGACCAGACTTATGCGAACAAGTTCTAGAGGACAAAGACAATTTTGGTGCAGagattagaagtgcagatctgtcattTAAGAAGGATTCGGATTTGTcaaggaagctaagtattgtacttataaTATCAAGAGAATATATAATATGACCTgagggtctttaatgctgggtttttcctccttggaggttttcttagggtatttgtgtttgtctcttgtttacttccttCATTTCTGATTTTACTGAATTATGACTTATTAAAATGCTACAAAtttgattacaatctagggcataattaaaggatataaatctgattaacaaTCCTAGGGTATAAAATTACAATTCTAAAAATATAATCTCCTCTCATGTCATCTCCTTTGCAATAGTCTTTATATTTCTGCAATAACATCTCATTCATGGTATCCCAATTATCCTTTGCATCTCTCACAATTCCTTTAATGTAACAAGATCTGATTTTAGTTTATGTGCATTTGTTGAATAGTCATAAATTGGATAGAGGACGACGAATTCAAACAAGAATGTATCTAGATCTTTTTTCATAAGGCCATGAAAATTAAGAAGGGTTGAGGGAGGTATATTATTCATTATGGCATTTGGTTTATGATAGGAAAGTGGATGTGGTTGTCTCATTAAATCTTGGTCTAAACCCCCTAAGTCCTGCATGATAGGACATGATCCCATGGATGATGGGGAACTTACAAATAGAGAACTAGagttaggattggatggaggagttGATGGTGAGGACTAATAACCGTGTTGTATTTATGCCATAATGGTTGGATTAGTTTCTATAGTAGTACTTCTAAGAAGGAATCTTCCAAACTATTCCCTTCACTTCTAAATGCAACATGTGTAGTCCACTATCTTACTTGCATACATGTTGTTAGTAAGTATTTTTGGTGTTTGATCAAACTCTAATGATCTTAGATAATAAAAACAAGAACTTATACCTTAATGAAAACATAAAATGATCTGAAAACCTGGATACTCCCACAATTTAGCACCATCCCTAATAATAGCACAAAAATGTATGGTTCCTTATACTAACTTATTATTCATGCTAAATGGATCAACTCTACACATTAGGGATGATATCATCCTATGTTAAGCAACTGTCAACTAACACTTGAGGTACATTAAATTATCAACCAAATTTGTAAACTTGAGATGAAGCCAGTACTATGTGTACACACTATGAGATTCCTAGGTTGTGTTGTAGTCTAAGAGTTAAGTAACTTCCAAACTTACTTAAAAGAAAATACAATCCTACTAAATTGTAATTTCATAGTCACAAGTAATAGTAATCATAACTAAGAATAGTATTCAGAACTAGAAAAGAGTGAATAACAAATTGTTGCTAACTTATTCACAATGCATTTTTACTTGTTGAAATCAACTATTGACTGATACTTTACCTCAAGTGAGCCTTAAACTAGGGGTGCACTTACTTAACTAATATTTGAATGAAGTTAATATGCTAAGAAATCTCTCATCTGCTTGTCCATAAAGATAATTAAATGTAGAAATTGTCTATtattgaaaaatagaagaaaattacaaaatgtttgatccttagatcatcttctacATTGCATTTGTAAACTTTACCTTACTCTAACAATGGAAAATAATCTGTCACTCATTCTTAATATATGTGAAGTGGATTGTTTAACTAAGAGATGCAACATAAAGTATAGTCCTAATAGCATTCCATATCCATTATAAAGTGGGACTTAACAACTAAGATGAACACAACAACAATTGTAGATGATTATTATGATAGAAGTATTCTAGGCATTGAGGATGTCTACTAGTGCTAAGAGTCTCATGATGTTACTTTGGTGGACACCTTAGTGCTTGCAATACCTATCATTGTAAGCTATTCTACTTGGTTGTAGAAACACCTACTACTTTTTCAATTATTCAACTACAAGAAATTTGCATGATGTCTTTGACCATTTTTGTTGCAACATGTTAGTCTCTAGAAACACTTCTCATAATGACAATCACATTATTTCATCACATTTGCATCAATTATCATGCACATGTATTAGATATAATATCCATGAGTAAATATGTTTAGTACTTATCAAATAGTCTTAAACTTAGGAAAGTATTGAAGTTTCTATGTGAAAGTTTTGCAATTCAAGAGGAAAACGATGATTAACATACAAAAAGTGTGACTTGTTATTTTGAATTTAGAAGATTTCATTCTctcaatctctccctctctcaaattcaTGTATTTGCTCCCACATTGGTGCTTCATAACTTTCTTTTCGTATCTTGAAGCAAAAACAATCTTTGGGTACATTGCATGCTACCTTTTTGTGATAAGATTAGTCAAGACAACATTGTTGTAGATTTGGAATCCCCTTTGGACATCTTTTACAACTTCAAGGTAATCATAGTTCATTTTGTTCTCTCCTTCTTATCGtatataatttttctataataaaaatagATGTATTTGGTCTTAGCATAGTGCATTTAATCCCTTTTTCACATCTTTGACAGTACATATGTTGTAAATCAATCAATTTCAATATCTTTATATAAATATTATCAATAtcttggttgtccatggaggtagaaatgccaaaatgggggtttgactaaggcaaacccctaaatAGCCAACCcaacattttattttcttctcttgTGTGCAAGTTTCTTTGAATATTGACAACCAACTACACTTCTAATGATAACTTTCATTTTTAGTGATTTTGTTTGGTTGTCACATTTTATCCTTTATAGCATACTCTCTAGTTTCTACCAATTTACTATTTATCATACACGGGTGATCTTGCAATATCTTGTTTCAATGCATGTAAACACTTATTTCAAGGTATTCTAGACTTTTGATTTTGTGTTTGTACCTGACAAACTTGCACCACAAGGATGTCCATGCTATGCACTAGTGTATTGGCCGAGGCTCTAAAAAAGTTAAACAAAAGAATCTTCTAGATCTATACTTTCTATTTCTATTGATCTTAACTTGTAATAATTGTtatagaaaaataaattttaacttGTTTCTTAAAAATGGACATTTGCAGTGTGTTGAAACTTTTATAGTTCATCTCAAAATATAAGTATATTTGTAATAGGATAGATCAAATAGTACATCGAAACATCTAATTCATCCTAATGCTAGTGTAAGAACTTTTGTACTCAAGGAAATCTTGTTCCTTCATTAGAATCAATTTTCCTAgattacaaaatattttttatttttacatctACATATGTTTATATCTAATCATAATGCAAAAAATAATGCTAAAATTCCATTATCTCTAAGATATTCTTAATAACTATTGTGTCATATACTATGAATATAATTTCATCTCTGAATCCTAATGAGGGAACATTGCCCTTAGCTTTAGACAATGGAATGAATTACACAATCCAAGCCATTTCTCGATGCCTACTTCTTAGTGGAGGGGGTAGACTACTTTCCTTAAAGAAAGTTTGTTGGATATGTATAAAATGATGTTGTGATCATTGTTTTACCTTTGCCTCTAGAATGAcatatgctagttccactcattgTCCAGGATCCTCAAGATGGTTGGAAGGTCCCTAATCCTCCCTTTGGAGAACTCTACTTATGAGTCATTCCTCATTGAAATGGTTTACCTCCCACTCCTCGACTTGAGCCCTCTATTTTTACTAATTTTTTGTTTAAACATTGATGAGCTATATATACCAACTAATCACTTTTTTATTATAAACTTTCTAATTATGCTTATGTCAGCATTATCCATAAACTCTCTTAACTCGTTACATAAATATTGTCAAATATCGTTATAGAGTGAATTCCttagtcttgtttgaccaagttaAATTGAATGTTTTAAATTATGTATTACAGAAGAAATTAGTCTGAACCTGCGAGTTGAAGTTTAGAACTTGAACGTGGCCCTACCCTAACCATGATATGTTCCTACGACAATATACATTACAAATTAGGGTACCGTAGAGTCGGCAAATGTATTTATTGCCTTTAAAGGGCAAAGTGGGATTCTTTATTGAACTTACAGGGACGTAACAACACCTTCAAAAAATGGTTTGAGTTACAGATTCGCTGTCGATGTGATAATACGGAAGAAAATAGCAGCTTTTAAGGCCTTCTGAAGTGTTTGACAAGATGTTTTGCTATATTTAGACATACATGAAACTGTTCAGGGAAATTTCAGTGCTATTCATGAGACTCACGGTATCTGCAATAGCAGGAGATTGAACTGCCGTATGATAGCTGCAGAAAATTTCGTGGACGAGCCTAATCCACAAGGTTTCTGGTGGCAAAAGGATCAGTTTTGGAGCGCTTCATTTAAAAACATTAAATTTACATTGTGGGTTTTATCAGGTTAGTTGGTGGAATGATGTTAATGAAAAGGGTTTCTGTTGAGGAGTGATTTGTTTATGAGTTTGTTGGTGTGGTGGAATTTTGACTTCTAATTATGGGTTTTTGGAAAAGGGTTGTAGGGATGGCTTAACGAAAAAAATCTATATATTGGAATTTTGCAATATATTAGGGCACGCCAGGTATCTTGCTTGTTGGGGTAGTTGTAGGTGTGCCGTGTGGAGGAAATTAGTTTACCTAAGTGTTTGAATTTAATGGTTTTATGaaaagaagaatttgaaatatttCTTGTGGGGTTAGCATGAAGAATGAATGTTCTTTATACATATCATATCCACAATAGAGTTGGAAATTATTATGCGTAGACTGCAAGCCCTAAATTTATGCATGTTTTTTGTTGGGTTTGGTGGTCTATGTTTCTGAGCTCAGGGCAGTTGGTGAAAAGTTTATTTGGTAGTTCTTTGAAGTGGATTTCTGGGGACTTGAGGGAGGGGGTTGAGGTCATGATCGTAGCAGAAATTGGCAGGTATTTGACCCTTTGCAGAATTGTAGAAAACATttgtaaataagttttttttttctgGGGAAGTGTGTATGGGTTTTGATTGAGAGGGTTTAGTTCAAGGTCGTAGCAGAAATTTGCAAGTATATTGTCCACTTGCTAGACGGATGAAAATATTAAGCGATCATCTGGTAGTTGTGTATTAAGTCTTCTATTGTGTTTTGAGAGTGCTTTGAACTGGTAAGCTGGATCTTGAAGATTAGGGGTTTAATGGCCAGATTGTTGAGCGCCAGAGCTTGTATTCGTCTTATTTAAGACAGCTTATCTTCTGGTCTGGGTGAATTCTGATGATTTGATGTTGAGTGGCTAGATATATGGGTTATTTTCTTGAACATTGTGTTTGTAGGAGCTGGGAGATTTTTGGTGCTGGTTTTGTACCATTTGGACTCTGAATAAAAAAGCCAATATCTACAGTGGGAGTTTAATGGCAGCCGTAATTACTGGTGAAGTTGCTTCTTTGAGTAGCGACCTGGTTTATGAAATCTTAAGTAGGCTGGATGGCACTACACTTGCTAGTGCTGCATGTGCTTGTGTTGacttttgtgctataaccagagaAGAGGGCATTTGGGAGGATGTTTGTGGCTCACTCTGGCCTTCTATTGTGGATGAGGAAACGAAAAGCTTGATTCATTCACTCGGTGGATTCAGGAAGTTTTATGCAGATTGTTTTCCTCTTATAACAAATGAAGAAAAAGTTTCTGCAGTTCAGTGGGATTCTGATCTGGAGGAGTTATATGTTTGGTCTGATTActctgatgatgaagatgaagagctGCAGGGAGTTTTACCCTCGGACTTTGTCTCCATTGTAGATGTTCGATTCAAAGACAAAGTAGTCTATTCCAAAGTCCTCTGGGGTATCCCTGATGCAGATGATTTTCATGGCTGGTTCTCTCGGTGCCCATTCCGAATTGATCTGCTAAACTTTTCCGATGAAGATGACAACCCTGGAAGCCAAATTACAGTGTCCGTTGCAGATGGGCTGCCACAACTTACATCTATTGAGAGGGAGAGGAAAGATGGGAAATTCTGGAGGGAGCTGCAGGACAGCATTAGGCTTAGTTGGATTCTTGTGAATAAGAGATTAAAGCAAGCAGTCAACCTTGCGAGTTGGAGCCCTCTCGGTGGACAAAGGCATTGGCCTACAGATAATGACTTTCTAATACATTTTGGATCCATACTTCCCTCTCACAACATTTTGCCTTGCAAGGTTGTCCAGTGCATTATTGGAATGAAATGTAGAGTTTCTCATGTTGGAGTTGGAGAAAATGCTCAAACAACATTGAAGATAATTGAACTCAGCATGCAGTTGGAAGACTTGAGGCATGCACACCTGAACGGAAAGAATAGTTTGCTTGTCCTTAAAAGAGCTATGAGCTGTCGTAGGAGTAGGAATTATAGTGAAGTCTTAGAATCTTGTCATCAATATTCAAAAGCACAAAGTGAGTTAAAGGAGGAAAAGATGAGAAGTCAAGACCGTGTAGATAGGCTTTGTATTGTGAGTGCTATTGCAGCCTTTGCCTCATTTTGGTACTTCATTTTGTTCTCTGAGAATTAAATGTTAGTAAGTTattcaataatatataatatatgatcCTGCTTTTGATAACCATCTGCCAAATGAATTTAGGCCTGCATTTGTCAATTCCATTTAAGCTGCCAAATAAGTCTCAGTTTAAGAGTTGGACAAATAAATGTGATATTGTAGCTGGTAGTTGTGCATAAAAGATGTGCTCAGCTCTTTTCGTGGGACACGTAACTTTCTTTATATGTGGCTTGATTGGTTGTGAATTAATTTTCCTTTATGTTTGATTATCAGTTTGCAATAAGTAGATCTAATTATTAACTTGATGGTTCTGGATTTGGTGAAAAATTTGATTACACAGTCAAATCCAGAAACCATCAAGCTAATTTATCATGGACTCTGGAAATTTCATTTATTTAAAGATCTAATTATCATGCTTGTGAATTCTAGATATTTTTATGTACAAACTTTAAATTGTAAGCTTCCTGTTTCGAAGAAATGTGCTCCTTTCATGTTTGGATGTTTGAAATTGAGTTCGAGGTAGCTAAAAAGATGATTTACAAGTGGCTCGCAAAATTATACTGAAAAGCATTTTGCAGTCCAGTCATTAAATTCTCATCTTCTTGAGGATTTGGTTTTCCTTTCATAGTTGCTGAGAATTGTTTATGCAAACAAATTTGGTCAACACCCATGAAGGCATGACCGATCGATTTATCTTTTCTTTAGGTTTTTCTTTGTATCTGTAATCACAAATTTGTTTGTTGACTAATTTGATCTGTTATGTACTTTTCTATCTACTTGTCAAATTTTATTCCTATTCCAGCTTTTTTTTTTTATCACTTGTTTGTGGGACAGAATCACAGATTATATTCATGAGGGCATCTTATTTTACAGGAAGGTTGTACACACTTTCTTTAAAAGGAAATAATGGTACTAAAAATATTGGGAAGGGAATTTATTTGGTTTCATAGCCTGCTGCAGGTGAGCAGTCCAAGCATGCAATCTTAGGATTTCTGCTTGGGTTTTATAGAATGTATGAATAATCAGATACCTAATCTTAATAATAACCAGTACGCTACAAACATTTCATTCTTTCATACTTAACACACTTCAACTGGTGGCTGACAATAACTCTGTAAGTCCAAAGTAataagttaaaacattttaaatgtCATGGAATTTGAAGTACCATTTATTTGTCGTATATTTCTAAGTACTTTATTATAAAGATAGATCTAGATCAAATTTTCTTTAATACAAATTGACTATGTTGGGCAAGGGCTTGGATTTCACTGCTAGCTGACTACATGCTGTTAATGATTTGAGTATGATATAGCCTGCAGAACAAGCCTCTTTCAGCAATTCGCGGCCAATTTCAAATTCTGGATCAACAATTAACACTCTTATCATATGGCGTTAACGGGATGTGTGCAGAAGTAGTATACTTTAAAATGCATTTACTAAAGTGAAAATTGTTAATTGAACTAACTGCATGGAAAATAGGCTTAACCCAGAATGTATAGCCATTTTAACTGAGGGAAAACAATTTAAGCAAAGGAAAGGGGGATGCAGTGAGTGCTGATCATTTAAATATCTATTCCATAATGAATCATAGGATAGAAGGCGATAGGATTTTGAAACCTCCATATATGAAATTCATACAGGAATCTGAACTCGTAACCCCTAGAAGATAACGAGCAGAGTAGGAATAATCCCAAAAAGTAGAAATTTAGATCAATCTTCCATTTTGCAAGAAATCCTTTGAATCTTTCTATTAATGAGCTGTTAAGCAATCctttgaatctttttatttatgAGCTGTTATATAACAATGTATTTCCTTTAGGCACCTATATCATTATATTAGTCTTTGCTTAGTTTTTCCATGTATGTTGATTGCTCATTACAAATAGTGTTGCGCAGTGTACAATTATGTACCTAAATTTTATAGGCTGCAGTATTGACATGACATTTCCTGGTCCTTTAGCTTATAAATTGTAACGGCAAAAACTTTAGGAACCTGCCTCTTTTTAGTGGATTGGTAGTGCAGAAAAATGGATTATAGCCTTGTGCATTAAATTGATTCCATAAAAGCAGGAGACGTAGCTGCAGAAAAAAGATTTACAGCAGCTGAACAACAATAATCACTAAGTACATAGAAGAAAACTCAGCAGGTAATATTCTTCTGAAAACAGAAATAGCACCAACAAAAAGcaaataaaattaacatttaataaGTCTTGGGAGTGTGACATATATAAGGTCTCCTCAGTTTCATTTGTGGAGCAAAATGTGTTAcacgctctcaaagaaacaaataaAGCCAAAGAACAGGAGAAAATGGAGATGTCAATTTAGGTCAATTCCAAAACTAGTATGGACGGTGCATCTGTCTGGATGAGACTAATCCCATGCAACAATTACACCAAAAAAAATTCCACTCTGCCTAATAATTTATTCAGAATTAGTGTTTCTACAAGTTATTATGTCTTTTGCATTTGTGAGTGTTAGATTCACAACAACGTTATTGAGTAGCAGGTAATTTGATTGAAATTAACATAAAATCTCTGGTTAACACAGATTCACGTCTCTTGAAATTCCTAATGATTCACACACAATATGCAATAGACAATTCTCTCGCAGTAGCCTTTAGGTATGATAATAACAGTCCATTGAATGGTTTATCACTAGAACGGTTTTTATGATGGATATTGACCTTTTCTGAAGGCCTTTGTAGAGAGTACCGTCCAATGGAATTGGATGAAATATTTGTTAGTACAATAGTATTCAACTTCTCCAGAGTTTACCACATTGTGCCATGGAATTAGAAGAAAGTGTCCATCTAGAAGCGGATAAGGAATCTAAAATTTGAAGCTTTTCTCTGCCATTTTATTATGTAGTAGGAGTTATGCGCTTATGACCCAATTACCCCATCGGAACTTAACAAGAATATGTTACTTGTTTCACTCTTGCCAGAACCTTATTAAAGGCTAATGATATGCAGACCCAGGTTTTTCCACACGTTT
This genomic stretch from Cryptomeria japonica chromosome 8, Sugi_1.0, whole genome shotgun sequence harbors:
- the LOC131041595 gene encoding probable F-box protein At2g36090; the encoded protein is MAAVITGEVASLSSDLVYEILSRLDGTTLASAACACVDFCAITREEGIWEDVCGSLWPSIVDEETKSLIHSLGGFRKFYADCFPLITNEEKVSAVQWDSDLEELYVWSDYSDDEDEELQGVLPSDFVSIVDVRFKDKVVYSKVLWGIPDADDFHGWFSRCPFRIDLLNFSDEDDNPGSQITVSVADGLPQLTSIERERKDGKFWRELQDSIRLSWILVNKRLKQAVNLASWSPLGGQRHWPTDNDFLIHFGSILPSHNILPCKVVQCIIGMKCRVSHVGVGENAQTTLKIIELSMQLEDLRHAHLNGKNSLLVLKRAMSCRRSRNYSEVLESCHQYSKAQSELKEEKMRSQDRVDRLCIVSAIAAFASFWYFILFSEN